A genomic segment from Barrientosiimonas humi encodes:
- a CDS encoding GerMN domain-containing protein — protein sequence MSRRGRTPLGLSGGALLAALTALLLLLTGCTGLPRDSEVEPRLTVDNADQRPAIVVEPEPPGVDAGPEEIAAGFIRAHNGVPEGFATARQYLAGTALDGWSPDQGILLLSSSNLSARRIAGGRVVVTAVAEAQVDPEGHVTQLPTEERRTLQLGVSQVAGGAWRVTSVPDDLGLWLSVADFERLYQPKRVYFASQNGPKVLLPDVRWFPEAGMTTALARAVIGAPPTWLTGVVRNRLPAGTRLQPNAVPVSATDRTATVTLSREALGASPLDREALWAAMLQTLSQAPGVSRVQLMVGSARLEAPGMGPDSSVEDLDYSVVPAPSGPVIVRKDAKLVWNNNDNDSRRPAPTPTDREPLPTIPSQWYQLAGDSRGREIAAIAGDRKTLGRWIAGKLTSRPSFGTQLVRPAYDGQNDLWVAGQALTAAGPGQSGGRPAAENPTTGPPTIWVIDTRQPVQQAQPQPVTAPWLGQRDVVALAVSPESARLALVVRDRSTRRTSLLLSGIVRDSSGEVDSLGTPVVVNPAISDLSSVTWADETTLGVLGRMPSSPERVEPIMVPLSGLAQPLGPAPGATAVVGSSIPQDRVFVVTDRGTVLAREGRSWEVFDQGDDVVAPAP from the coding sequence ATGAGCCGCCGCGGACGTACGCCCCTCGGCCTTTCCGGCGGTGCGCTCCTGGCCGCGCTCACCGCGCTGCTCCTGCTGCTCACCGGGTGCACGGGCCTGCCGCGCGACAGCGAGGTCGAGCCGCGCCTGACCGTCGACAACGCCGACCAGCGTCCGGCAATCGTCGTGGAGCCCGAGCCGCCGGGTGTCGACGCCGGGCCGGAGGAGATCGCGGCCGGGTTCATCCGGGCGCACAACGGGGTGCCGGAGGGGTTCGCGACGGCGCGGCAGTACCTCGCCGGCACCGCGCTGGACGGGTGGAGCCCCGACCAGGGCATCCTGCTGCTGAGCAGCAGCAACCTCAGCGCCCGCCGCATCGCCGGGGGCCGCGTCGTCGTGACGGCCGTCGCCGAGGCCCAGGTCGACCCCGAGGGGCACGTGACGCAGCTGCCCACCGAGGAGCGTCGCACCCTGCAGCTCGGGGTATCGCAGGTGGCGGGGGGCGCCTGGCGGGTGACCTCGGTGCCCGACGACCTCGGGCTGTGGCTGAGCGTCGCCGACTTCGAACGGCTCTATCAGCCGAAGCGGGTCTACTTCGCCTCGCAGAACGGCCCGAAGGTGCTGCTGCCCGACGTCCGCTGGTTCCCCGAGGCCGGCATGACCACCGCGCTGGCGCGCGCCGTCATCGGTGCGCCGCCCACCTGGCTGACCGGTGTCGTGCGCAACCGGCTGCCCGCGGGCACGCGGCTGCAGCCCAACGCGGTGCCCGTCTCGGCCACCGACCGCACGGCGACGGTGACGCTGTCGCGCGAGGCGCTCGGCGCCAGCCCGCTGGATCGTGAGGCGCTGTGGGCCGCGATGCTGCAGACGCTGAGCCAGGCGCCGGGGGTGAGCCGGGTGCAGCTCATGGTGGGCAGTGCCCGCCTCGAGGCGCCCGGGATGGGGCCCGACTCCTCCGTCGAGGACCTCGACTACTCCGTGGTCCCGGCCCCCAGCGGCCCGGTGATCGTGCGCAAGGACGCCAAGCTGGTGTGGAACAACAACGACAACGACTCTCGGCGCCCGGCCCCGACCCCCACCGACCGCGAACCGCTGCCGACGATCCCGTCGCAGTGGTACCAGCTCGCCGGCGACTCCCGCGGCCGGGAGATCGCGGCGATCGCGGGCGACCGCAAGACGTTGGGCCGGTGGATCGCCGGGAAGCTGACGTCGCGACCGTCGTTCGGGACGCAGCTGGTGCGGCCGGCGTACGACGGGCAGAACGACCTGTGGGTCGCCGGGCAGGCGCTGACCGCCGCCGGACCCGGCCAGTCCGGCGGCCGGCCGGCGGCAGAGAACCCCACGACGGGACCGCCGACGATCTGGGTGATCGACACCCGCCAGCCCGTGCAGCAGGCGCAGCCGCAGCCGGTGACCGCGCCCTGGCTCGGGCAGCGCGACGTGGTCGCGCTCGCGGTCTCGCCGGAGAGCGCGCGGCTGGCGCTGGTGGTGCGCGACCGCTCCACCCGGCGCACCAGCCTGCTGCTGTCGGGCATCGTGCGCGACAGCAGCGGCGAGGTCGACAGCCTCGGCACGCCCGTCGTCGTCAACCCGGCGATCAGCGACCTGTCGTCGGTCACCTGGGCCGACGAGACGACCCTCGGCGTCCTCGGCCGGATGCCCTCCAGCCCGGAGCGGGTCGAGCCGATCATGGTCCCGCTGAGCGGGCTCGCCCAGCCGCTCGGCCCGGCGCCCGGCGCGACCGCCGTGGTGGGCAGCTCGATCCCGCAGGACCGCGTCTTCGTCGTCACCGACCGCGGCACCGTGCTGGCCCGCGAGGGGCGCAGCTGGGAGGTCTTCGACCAGGGCGACGACGTGGTGGCGCCCGCGCCGTAG
- a CDS encoding HNH endonuclease signature motif containing protein — protein sequence MVDLDAAEHTTGELLAVASAALQAAYTRVSGGIAPEADRSGEGELDPATVLAQVGALHELINTASAVQTHRLAEHAATETHTVYDPESGRSTYTLRKGPTGRVRDTAAADLQGLLALGPVTARRVLAQAVEAVAFFPQLVDAMATGALSRAQVEAVGDALVDVEPAHRRSTAQGVEHQLLLRGIEDLPPSRLGKVAKAAVYAARPEAEPVARERATRDRLGVWFSPGPLPGLSVMNATLRTHDAVTMQQALEALAWRYHTTARKTHHEQQQQDAQQRDARQEQRTGECGCCPRTTHRQPCCASGGFGAVHDADCDPARRAATQAADAAEDVPVGAQGGENPLPKLGECRTDALRDLLMAQASIETTATLLVPIIPFPATPAAEPKPPATRAPAPVAEPQPETQDPSVQKTTAPPETVTPRPATDPSRPPKPVANPTDPPPTWRFGPDAAQAGPPRTGSDRAPATPGSAGVPGVPPGPRELVSRDRVEELLADLPDKVPDRVPTAWMHRVADQLRRAERTRSVVEESLIRLLDHHDIPTDRPDSDPPSSNHAQNLHGLDLDGLDKQAPGPRPSHGPDTRPAPSDAPPKGTAPRDARPSRGPDTRLAPSGAPPAVTGPRGRLTIAHMPGMVLLDLTTTRSPAAATPDRMARTPGDPGAPAPAAAEPGAPAPDEHDESLPPIRDVLHRPGSIDHVQIPGLGVIPADVITAILRAGSLTLRRALLDTTTGALLTGPSPARTPYKPSHALAEAIRLRDGTCRFPGCTRPAEHADIDHVNPYDPDNPDAQTTGSNLQCLCRTHHRAKQSGAWTVTMTPDGICTWTAITGEQRFTYPQHADLLDAPPPF from the coding sequence CCGGAGTCCGGTCGGTCGACGTACACGCTGCGCAAGGGCCCGACCGGGCGGGTGCGCGACACCGCCGCGGCCGACCTGCAAGGGTTGCTCGCGCTGGGGCCGGTCACCGCCCGGCGGGTGCTGGCCCAGGCGGTCGAGGCGGTCGCGTTCTTCCCGCAGCTGGTCGATGCGATGGCCACCGGCGCACTGTCCCGGGCCCAGGTCGAGGCCGTGGGTGATGCGCTGGTCGACGTCGAACCCGCCCACCGGCGCAGCACCGCCCAGGGAGTGGAGCACCAGCTGCTGCTGCGCGGGATCGAGGACCTGCCCCCGTCCCGGCTGGGCAAGGTCGCCAAGGCCGCGGTCTACGCCGCCCGCCCCGAGGCCGAACCCGTCGCCCGGGAACGCGCCACCCGCGACCGGCTCGGGGTGTGGTTCTCCCCCGGCCCGCTGCCCGGGCTGAGCGTGATGAACGCGACCCTGCGCACCCACGACGCGGTCACCATGCAACAAGCCCTGGAAGCCCTCGCCTGGCGCTACCACACCACCGCCCGCAAGACCCACCACGAACAGCAGCAGCAGGACGCGCAGCAGCGGGACGCGCGCCAGGAGCAGCGGACCGGTGAGTGTGGCTGCTGCCCGCGCACCACCCACCGCCAGCCGTGCTGCGCATCGGGCGGGTTCGGCGCCGTGCACGACGCCGACTGCGACCCCGCCCGTCGCGCCGCCACCCAGGCCGCCGACGCGGCCGAGGACGTCCCGGTCGGCGCGCAAGGTGGAGAAAACCCCCTGCCCAAGCTCGGCGAGTGCCGCACCGACGCGCTGCGCGACCTGCTCATGGCCCAGGCCAGCATCGAGACCACCGCCACCCTCCTGGTCCCGATCATCCCCTTCCCCGCCACCCCGGCCGCAGAACCGAAACCGCCGGCAACACGGGCGCCTGCGCCGGTGGCAGAACCGCAACCGGAGACCCAGGATCCCAGCGTCCAGAAGACGACGGCACCGCCCGAGACGGTCACGCCGCGACCGGCCACGGACCCGTCACGACCGCCGAAACCTGTTGCCAACCCGACGGATCCGCCCCCGACGTGGAGGTTCGGTCCCGACGCTGCCCAGGCCGGACCGCCCAGGACAGGATCGGACCGGGCTCCTGCGACACCCGGCAGTGCTGGCGTGCCTGGAGTGCCCCCTGGCCCGCGGGAGCTGGTGTCTCGCGACCGGGTGGAGGAGCTGTTGGCCGACCTGCCCGACAAGGTCCCCGACCGTGTCCCTACCGCGTGGATGCACCGCGTCGCCGACCAGCTACGCCGCGCAGAACGCACCCGCTCCGTCGTCGAGGAAAGCCTCATCCGGCTCCTCGACCACCACGACATACCCACCGACCGCCCCGACAGCGACCCGCCGAGCAGCAACCACGCGCAGAACCTCCACGGCCTCGACCTCGACGGCCTCGACAAGCAGGCCCCTGGCCCGAGGCCGAGTCACGGACCCGACACGCGTCCCGCGCCGTCCGACGCCCCGCCCAAGGGCACGGCGCCGCGCGACGCCAGGCCGAGTCGTGGACCCGACACGCGTCTGGCACCGTCCGGCGCCCCGCCCGCGGTCACCGGTCCGCGCGGCAGGCTGACCATCGCCCACATGCCCGGCATGGTGCTGCTCGACCTCACCACGACCCGCAGCCCCGCTGCAGCCACGCCCGACCGCATGGCCAGGACACCCGGCGACCCCGGGGCGCCTGCTCCTGCCGCTGCCGAGCCCGGCGCCCCTGCCCCTGACGAGCACGATGAGTCGTTGCCGCCGATCCGCGACGTGCTCCACCGCCCCGGCAGCATCGACCACGTCCAGATCCCCGGCCTGGGCGTCATCCCCGCCGACGTCATCACCGCCATCCTGCGCGCCGGCAGCCTGACCCTGCGCCGCGCCCTGCTCGACACCACCACCGGCGCCCTGCTCACCGGCCCCTCCCCCGCCCGCACCCCCTACAAACCCAGCCACGCCCTGGCCGAGGCGATCCGGCTCCGCGACGGCACCTGCCGCTTCCCCGGCTGCACCCGCCCCGCCGAGCACGCCGACATCGACCACGTCAACCCCTACGACCCCGACAACCCCGACGCCCAGACCACCGGCAGCAACCTGCAGTGCCTGTGCCGCACCCACCACCGCGCCAAACAGTCCGGCGCCTGGACCGTCACCATGACCCCCGACGGCATCTGCACCTGGACCGCCATCACCGGCGAACAACGCTTCACCTACCCCCAGCACGCCGACCTCCTCGACGCCCCGCCACCCTTCTGA
- the mtrA gene encoding MtrAB system response regulator MtrA: MNGRVLVVDDDPALAEMLGIILHNEGLEVTHVADGSLAVQAFRDSKPDVVLLDVMLPGIDGVEVCRRIRAEALTPIIMLTARTDTVDVVLGLESGADDYVTKPFKPQELVARVRARLRRGDEPEPEKLTIGDLSIDVAGHSVTREGRPISLTPLEFDLLVALARKPWQVFTREVLLEQVWGYRHAGDTRLVNVHVQRLRSKIERDPEHPEIVLTVRGVGYKAGSR; encoded by the coding sequence GTGAACGGTCGCGTACTCGTCGTCGACGACGACCCCGCCCTCGCGGAGATGCTGGGCATCATCCTGCACAACGAGGGGCTGGAGGTCACCCACGTCGCCGACGGCTCGCTCGCGGTGCAGGCCTTCCGCGACAGCAAGCCCGACGTGGTGCTGCTCGACGTGATGCTGCCGGGCATCGACGGGGTCGAGGTGTGCCGTCGCATCCGGGCCGAGGCACTGACCCCGATCATCATGCTGACCGCCCGCACCGACACCGTCGACGTGGTGCTGGGGCTGGAGTCCGGCGCCGACGACTACGTCACGAAGCCGTTCAAGCCGCAGGAGCTCGTGGCGCGGGTGCGCGCCCGGCTGCGCCGCGGCGACGAGCCCGAGCCCGAGAAGCTGACCATCGGCGACCTGTCGATCGACGTCGCCGGCCACAGCGTCACCCGCGAGGGGCGGCCGATCTCGCTCACGCCGCTGGAGTTCGACCTGCTCGTCGCGCTGGCCCGCAAGCCGTGGCAGGTCTTCACCCGCGAGGTGCTGCTGGAGCAGGTCTGGGGATACCGCCACGCCGGCGACACCCGCCTGGTCAACGTGCACGTGCAGCGGCTGCGCTCCAAGATCGAGCGCGACCCCGAGCACCCCGAGATCGTCCTGACCGTGCGCGGGGTCGGCTACAAGGCGGGGTCGCGCTAG
- a CDS encoding response regulator yields MAHRGPAVDGQDTGLIRVLVVDDFNLYRRGISTVLELEADIEVVGEAETAEQAVRLAAEQRPDVVLMDIYLPGGSGIEACAAVKASSPLSQVLMITASDDADDLTDAVRAGATGYLLKDVGPDELVAAIRGTSRHESQLSGAMAGRLMSSYASLLRSEPPRPEPPEPHGALTEREREVLVLVARGLSNKGIGDELFISENTVKNHVRSILEKLELSSRVEAAMYAVRAGLVPDEPVDDEAR; encoded by the coding sequence ATGGCGCACCGCGGACCCGCCGTCGACGGCCAGGACACCGGGCTCATCCGGGTCCTGGTCGTCGACGACTTCAATCTCTACCGACGCGGCATCTCCACGGTGCTCGAGCTCGAGGCCGACATCGAGGTCGTGGGCGAGGCCGAGACCGCCGAGCAGGCGGTGCGGCTCGCCGCCGAGCAGCGCCCCGACGTGGTGCTGATGGACATTTACCTGCCCGGGGGCAGCGGCATCGAGGCGTGCGCCGCGGTCAAGGCGTCCTCGCCGCTGTCGCAGGTGCTGATGATCACCGCCTCCGACGACGCCGACGACCTCACCGACGCGGTGCGCGCCGGGGCCACCGGCTATCTGCTCAAGGACGTCGGCCCCGACGAGCTGGTCGCCGCGATCCGCGGAACCAGCCGGCACGAGTCGCAGCTGTCCGGGGCGATGGCCGGACGGCTCATGTCGAGCTACGCCAGCCTGCTGCGCAGCGAGCCGCCACGACCCGAGCCGCCGGAGCCGCACGGCGCGCTCACCGAGCGTGAGCGTGAGGTGCTCGTCCTCGTCGCGCGCGGGCTGAGCAACAAGGGGATCGGCGACGAGCTCTTCATCTCGGAGAACACCGTGAAGAACCACGTGCGCAGCATCCTCGAGAAGCTCGAGCTGTCTTCTCGCGTCGAGGCGGCGATGTACGCCGTCCGCGCCGGCCTCGTGCCCGACGAGCCCGTCGACGACGAGGCCCGATGA
- the hpf gene encoding ribosome hibernation-promoting factor, HPF/YfiA family has translation MEITVTGRHAEVPDRFRRHIEEKLAKVGQLDSRVIRCDVVVTHEPNPRQAKAAKRVEITCRARRAVVRAEASADEEYAALDLAMTKLLERLRRQHDKRRVHRGRQTPLSVAEATAALAQPDPAQADGEPAVRPDAAKVGGDEDCPVRLREKVHQSHPMSLDEALSQMELVGHDFFLYHDVDTDRASVVYRRRGWSYGVIHLEVDESSRPEPQQSETA, from the coding sequence ATGGAGATCACGGTCACGGGACGTCACGCTGAGGTCCCCGATCGATTCCGCCGACACATCGAGGAGAAGCTGGCCAAGGTCGGCCAGCTCGACTCACGGGTCATCCGATGCGACGTGGTGGTGACCCACGAACCCAACCCCCGGCAGGCCAAGGCCGCCAAGCGGGTCGAGATCACCTGCCGGGCCAGGCGCGCCGTGGTGCGCGCCGAGGCGAGCGCCGACGAGGAGTACGCCGCGCTCGACCTCGCCATGACCAAGCTGCTGGAGCGTCTGCGCCGCCAGCACGACAAGCGCCGGGTGCACCGCGGCCGTCAGACGCCGCTCTCGGTGGCCGAGGCCACCGCCGCGCTCGCCCAGCCGGATCCGGCGCAGGCCGATGGTGAGCCGGCCGTACGCCCGGATGCCGCCAAGGTCGGGGGTGACGAGGACTGCCCCGTGCGACTGCGCGAGAAGGTGCACCAGAGTCACCCGATGAGCCTGGACGAGGCGCTGAGCCAGATGGAGCTCGTCGGGCACGACTTCTTCCTCTACCACGACGTGGACACCGACCGGGCCTCCGTCGTCTATCGCCGCCGCGGCTGGAGCTACGGCGTGATCCACCTCGAGGTCGACGAGTCCTCGCGTCCCGAGCCGCAGCAGAGCGAGACCGCATGA
- a CDS encoding winged helix-turn-helix domain-containing protein, producing MTRPLRMSKAAARRIALAAQGFRDPKPDPGAATMRQVQRVIDRVGVVQIDSVNVVCRSHYLPFFSRLGPYDTALVDRARDRAPRRLVEYWAHEASLVPPDTWPLLDFRMQWARERAWGGMRSIVHERPDLIPLVREEVAAHGPLTSRECERRLAHDQPRAKEHWGWNWSEVKRVLEFLFWSGEISSAGRTAQFERRYALPEQVLPRHLAAQAVSAEARPSPEEACLELVRIAARAHGVGTELCLRDYFRIMSAQARPAIAQLVADGELIPCEVDGWSRPAYLHADAARPRAVHAEALLSPFDSLVWQRERTEMLYDFRYRISIYTPAHQRTEGYYVLPFLYGDSLAARVDLKADRKASTLRALQVTWEPDAPAAAHAGLAQQLRLMADWLELTDVVS from the coding sequence ATGACCCGTCCGCTCCGCATGTCCAAGGCTGCTGCACGCCGTATTGCGTTGGCAGCACAAGGTTTTCGCGACCCGAAACCTGATCCTGGCGCTGCCACGATGCGCCAGGTGCAGCGCGTGATCGACCGGGTGGGCGTGGTGCAGATCGACTCGGTCAACGTGGTGTGCCGCAGCCACTACCTGCCGTTCTTCTCCCGGCTCGGGCCCTACGACACCGCCCTGGTCGACCGCGCCCGCGACCGGGCGCCGCGGCGGCTGGTGGAGTACTGGGCGCACGAGGCCAGCCTGGTCCCGCCCGACACCTGGCCGCTGCTGGACTTCCGGATGCAGTGGGCACGGGAACGGGCGTGGGGCGGGATGCGCAGCATCGTGCACGAGCGCCCCGACCTGATCCCGCTGGTGCGCGAGGAGGTCGCGGCGCACGGACCGCTGACTTCTCGCGAGTGCGAGCGTCGGTTGGCGCACGACCAGCCCCGGGCCAAGGAGCACTGGGGGTGGAACTGGTCGGAGGTCAAACGGGTGCTGGAGTTCCTGTTCTGGTCGGGCGAGATCAGCAGCGCGGGGCGTACGGCCCAGTTCGAGCGCCGCTACGCCCTGCCGGAGCAGGTGCTGCCGAGACACCTTGCTGCGCAAGCGGTCTCGGCGGAGGCTCGACCCTCGCCCGAGGAGGCGTGCCTCGAGCTGGTGCGGATCGCCGCCCGGGCCCACGGGGTCGGCACGGAGCTGTGCCTGCGCGACTACTTCCGGATCATGTCGGCCCAGGCCCGCCCCGCGATCGCGCAGCTGGTGGCCGACGGCGAGCTGATCCCGTGCGAGGTCGATGGGTGGAGCAGGCCCGCCTATCTGCATGCCGACGCCGCCAGGCCGCGCGCCGTGCACGCGGAGGCGCTGCTCAGTCCGTTCGACTCGCTGGTGTGGCAGCGCGAGCGCACCGAGATGCTGTACGACTTCCGCTACCGCATCTCGATCTACACGCCTGCCCACCAGCGGACCGAGGGCTACTACGTCCTGCCGTTCCTCTACGGCGACTCGCTCGCCGCGCGGGTCGATCTCAAGGCCGACCGGAAGGCGTCGACGCTCCGGGCGCTGCAGGTGACCTGGGAACCCGACGCGCCGGCAGCCGCCCACGCCGGCCTGGCCCAGCAGCTGCGGCTGATGGCCGACTGGCTGGAGCTCACCGACGTCGTCAGCTGA
- the mtrB gene encoding MtrAB system histidine kinase MtrB, whose protein sequence is MSTAETDEGAAAGAPVGSRPASPPLPDPTLGDRLRLTRMRTGWYVRRALRSLLRPWRRSLHLRVMTITMLLGMLLTFALGSFMYQRVADGLVSAKLRTSEQDAAARRGDAQRILAEVEKTDASTLGQAAEDSVSDVSSADDLSRRAVLIRALDNTTQSVPPVASESTSTSVVPQDIREALRADPTHQQSKIITIDVDGRQVPAVLIGSRVSIPNSGAYDLYLIYPMDQELETLDIVRRSFFLGGVALVAILGGLAYMVTRMVVSPVRQARHVAERLSAGALNERMRVQGEDDLARLATSFNGMAGNLQQQIRQLEDLSVVQQRFTSDVSHELRTPLTTIRMAADLLHASRDDFTAPAARSAELLHKELDRFESLLTDLLEISRFDAGAANLELTQVDLRDIVGRVVDASATLAERAGTSITVDAPRPATAEMDQRRVERIVRNLVTNAIEHSEGKPVEITVAAGATAVAVAVRDHGVGMKPGDASMVFSRFWRADPARARTTGGTGLGLSIALEDARLHDGWLQAWGELGEGSCFRLTLPRTKGEPIKRSPVRLVPDGDATGPIVIPEEVRLR, encoded by the coding sequence ATGTCCACCGCTGAGACCGACGAGGGCGCCGCGGCCGGCGCCCCGGTCGGCTCTCGGCCCGCGTCACCGCCGCTGCCCGACCCCACCCTCGGCGACCGGCTGCGCCTGACCCGGATGCGCACGGGCTGGTACGTCCGTCGCGCCCTGCGCTCGTTGCTGCGCCCCTGGCGTCGCTCGCTGCACCTGCGCGTCATGACGATCACCATGCTGCTCGGCATGCTGCTGACGTTCGCGCTCGGCTCGTTCATGTACCAGCGGGTCGCCGACGGGCTGGTCAGCGCCAAGCTGCGCACCTCCGAGCAGGACGCCGCGGCCCGCCGGGGCGACGCGCAGCGCATCCTCGCCGAGGTCGAGAAGACCGACGCGAGCACGCTCGGCCAGGCAGCCGAGGACAGCGTCAGCGACGTCTCGTCGGCCGACGACCTGTCGCGGCGGGCGGTGCTCATCCGGGCGCTCGACAACACGACCCAGTCGGTGCCGCCGGTCGCCAGCGAGAGCACCTCCACCAGCGTCGTGCCGCAGGACATCCGGGAGGCGCTGCGCGCCGACCCCACCCACCAGCAGTCGAAGATCATCACGATCGACGTCGACGGGCGCCAGGTGCCGGCCGTGCTCATCGGCTCGCGGGTCAGCATCCCCAACTCGGGGGCGTACGACCTCTATCTGATCTACCCGATGGACCAGGAGCTGGAGACGCTCGACATCGTGCGGCGCTCGTTCTTCCTGGGTGGCGTGGCGCTGGTCGCGATCCTCGGTGGCCTGGCGTACATGGTGACCCGGATGGTCGTGAGCCCCGTCCGGCAGGCGCGGCACGTCGCGGAGCGGCTGTCGGCGGGTGCGCTCAACGAGCGCATGCGGGTGCAGGGCGAGGACGACCTGGCCCGCCTGGCGACCTCGTTCAACGGCATGGCCGGCAACCTGCAGCAGCAGATCCGCCAGCTCGAGGACCTGTCGGTCGTGCAGCAGCGGTTCACCTCCGACGTGTCGCACGAGCTGCGCACCCCGCTCACCACGATCCGGATGGCCGCCGACCTGCTGCACGCCAGCCGCGACGACTTCACCGCCCCGGCCGCCCGGTCCGCCGAGCTGCTGCACAAGGAGCTCGACCGCTTCGAGTCGCTGCTCACCGACCTGCTCGAGATCAGCCGGTTCGACGCCGGCGCCGCCAACCTCGAGCTCACCCAGGTCGACCTGCGCGACATCGTCGGCCGGGTCGTCGACGCCTCGGCCACGCTCGCCGAGCGCGCCGGCACCTCCATCACGGTCGACGCCCCGCGCCCGGCCACGGCCGAGATGGACCAGCGCCGCGTCGAGCGCATCGTGCGCAACCTCGTCACCAACGCCATCGAGCACAGCGAGGGCAAACCCGTCGAGATCACCGTCGCGGCCGGCGCCACCGCCGTCGCCGTCGCGGTGCGCGACCACGGCGTCGGCATGAAGCCGGGCGACGCGTCGATGGTGTTCAGCCGGTTCTGGCGGGCCGACCCCGCGCGGGCGCGCACCACCGGCGGCACCGGCCTCGGGCTGTCGATCGCGCTCGAGGACGCCCGGCTGCACGACGGGTGGCTGCAGGCCTGGGGCGAGCTGGGCGAGGGTTCCTGCTTCCGGCTCACCCTGCCGCGCACCAAGGGCGAGCCGATCAAGCGCTCCCCGGTGCGGCTGGTCCCTGACGGCGACGCGACCGGCCCGATCGTGATCCCTGAGGAGGTGCGTCTGCGATGA
- a CDS encoding ComF family protein yields MLRELADLVAPVDCVGCGARRAHLCPGCRAEIARAARAGPHLARVCPPPAGLPPVWTLLAYDGAVRQAIVAHKDHGRLALLPLLAGLWRRSLAGAVEGDPVLRAALLERRVVVIPAPSSARAWRERGRDPWEEVVRHALAGESLPVARRALRVRRAVRDQAGLGASARARNLAGALAVTRDLTGCAVVLADDIVTTGATLTEAARAVRAAGAASVHAAVIASTVRRGRPSG; encoded by the coding sequence GTGCTGCGCGAGCTGGCCGACCTGGTCGCGCCGGTCGACTGCGTCGGGTGCGGGGCGCGGCGGGCGCACCTGTGCCCGGGGTGCCGCGCCGAGATCGCCCGCGCGGCTCGGGCCGGGCCGCACCTGGCTCGGGTGTGCCCGCCGCCGGCGGGGCTGCCGCCGGTGTGGACGCTGCTGGCGTACGACGGGGCCGTGCGCCAGGCGATCGTCGCCCACAAGGACCACGGCCGGCTCGCGCTGCTGCCGCTGCTCGCGGGGCTGTGGCGGCGGTCGCTCGCGGGTGCGGTCGAGGGCGACCCGGTGCTGCGCGCGGCGCTGCTCGAGCGGCGCGTGGTCGTGATCCCTGCGCCGTCGTCGGCACGTGCCTGGCGCGAACGGGGCCGGGACCCGTGGGAGGAGGTGGTGCGGCACGCGCTCGCGGGGGAGTCGTTGCCCGTGGCGCGGCGCGCGCTGCGGGTGCGGCGTGCCGTGCGCGACCAGGCCGGTCTCGGCGCGAGCGCGCGGGCGCGCAACCTGGCCGGGGCGCTCGCGGTGACGCGCGACCTGACCGGGTGCGCGGTCGTGCTCGCCGACGACATCGTCACGACCGGAGCCACGCTGACCGAGGCCGCGCGCGCCGTCCGGGCCGCCGGTGCGGCCTCCGTGCACGCCGCCGTGATCGCCTCCACCGTGCGTCGCGGACGCCCGTCGGGGTGA